CCGTCGGTATCGGTGGCGACCCGATCAACGGCCTGAAGCACATCGACGTGCTGAAGCTGTTCAATGACGATCCCGACACCGACGCCGTCATCATGATCGGCGAAATCGGCGGTCCGGACGAAGTCGCCGCTGCCGAGTGGGCCAAGGACAACATGAAGAAGCCGGTTGTTGGCTTCATCGCGGGTGTCACGGCGCCTCCCGGAAAGCGCATGGGCCACGCCGGCGCGCTGATTTCCGGCGGAGCCGATACGGCCGACGCGAAGCTGGAAGTCATGGAAGCCTGCGGCATCCGGACGACGCGCAACCCGTCCGAGATGGGCAAGCTGCTGAAGTCGGTGCTGTAATCGCCTACCGGCCATAACGCCGGGGCGCGCATCGTCGCCGCGCCCCGGCGCCGGATGCAGTTCGGAGCCCGCCTTATGGCGGGCTTTTTCACGTCTGCCTTTTTCTTCCGCTTCATTCGCGCCGCATGCAGCGATATTCGGAATGGAGTGCGGTTGTTGTTCAGTTCGCGGTCAGTTTGAATTCAGTTTATATTAAGTTTCTATTCAGTTTTAATTCAGGAATCAGATTCTCTTCGGTGCTCGGTATGGTTAATGCAGGGAAGAATGATGGGGGGCGCGCTCCTGGCGATGTTCAGATAATAGTCAGATAAAAGAAAGGTATATGAAAGATACTCGGTTTTAAGCTCAGCTGTATGTCATCAAGCTGACAAAAAACCTGCGGTTTTCCCTCAGAAATCCAACAAACAGCTGAACGTTTTGTCTATGCCTCGATATAATGTTCGGCGTCCCCCGCGATAAATAAACTTAGCGCCACGCGATTTTCCCGATCGCCGCGCAGGGATGGGGTTCGGCTTTTTCAAACCATTGAGGGATCGAGGAACGAGGGGTATGGAATTAACACAAGCCGCTTTCTGGCTCGCGCTTCTGCAAATCATCTGGGTCAATATCCTTCTGTCCGGGGATAACGCCGTGGTCATCGCGCTCGCGGCCCGTTCGCTACCGCCTACCCAGCAGAAGAAAGCCATCGTCATTGGTTCGGCCGCCGCCATCATCATGCGGATCGTCCTGACGCTGGTGGCCGCCAAACTCCTGTTGCTGCCCTGGCTGAAACTCATAGGCGCGGTCCTGCTGGTCTACATCGGCGTGTCGTTGCTGATGCCGGAAGACGAGGACGACGGCGATGCCAAGTCCCATGGCAATCTGCTTTCCGCCATCCGCACCATCATGATCGCCGACCTGGTGATGAGCCTGGATAACGTCGTGGCGGTTGCCGCCGCCGCCATGGGCGACACCACCCTGCTGGTCGTGGGCCTGGCCATCAGCATTCCACTGGTTATCTTCGGCAGCACGCTGCTGCTGAAGGTCATCGAGCGCTTCCCGCTGATCGTATGGGTGGGCGCCGCGCTGCTGGGCTTCATCGCCGGCGAGCTGCTGGTGGGCGATCCGGCGCTGCACGAGTCGGTGGTGCGCATCGACTCCGCACTGGGGACGACCGAGCATAACCTTGCCTTGATGGCGGGTGCCTGCGGCGCGATCCTGGTGCTAATGCTGGGCAAGGTCATGATTGCCCGGCGCCACTCTGACAAAAATCTTAAACGGTCGGAGCAAATCTGACGAAAAGCTGAATTACAATCCCCGGACAGGGCCGATGCCCGCCACCATGCAGAACGCTGGTGCGCGGGCTGCTTATTTGCTCCAATCGGCTTGAATGAAAACCGTGTTGTGGGGGTTGTGACGTGCTTGAATTCTTCCAGACGCTCAGTTGGGCGGCCGTTTTCCAGATCATCCTGATCGATATCCTGTTGGGCGGCGACAACGCCGTGGTCATCGCGCTGGCCTGCCGCAACCTGGCACCCAAGCAGCGGATGCAGGGCATCCTGTGGGGCACCGCCGGCGCCATCCTGCTGCGGGTCGTGCTGATTGCCTTCGCCCTGACCCTGTTGAACATTCCTTTCCTGAAGGTCGTAGGCGGCCTGTTGCTGCTGTGGATCGGCGTCAAGCTGCTGCTGCCGGAAGAGGAAGGGCACGACAAGATCAAGGGCGGCGCGTCCATCGTTTCCGCGATCAAGACGATCATCGTCGCGGATTTCGTCATGAGCCTGGACAACGTCATCGCCATTGCCGGCGCCGCGCAGAATGCCGATCCCAGCCACCAGATCGGGCTTGTGGTGTTCGGCCTGCTGGTCAGCGTGCCGATCATCATCTGGGGTTCCACCCTGGTGCTCAAGCTCATCGACCGCTATCCGCTGGTGGTTATGTTCGGTGCCGGCCTGCTGGGCTGGATCGCGGGCGGGATGGTTATTACCGACGTTGTTGTCGAAGGTCAATTCGGGCCGCAGCCGGCTATGGTTAAATTGGGCGCTGAAATAGCCGGCGCGCTGTTCGTCGTTCTTTTGGGACGGTGGCTGGCAAGCCGCAAGGTCGTCTCCAAGGAATCCGTGCATGAGTCTGCTTAAAACTGGTAAATCCCAGCAATCCGAAACGGGCCTGAGCCTGCTCCAAGGCCTGTTCATCCTCGCCGTGCTGGGGATTATTGTGACCGTGGTGGCCGCCCATTTCGCTTGAGCGTCCACCTGTGTCCCAACCTAGCCGTTTGATCATTGCCACCCGGGCAAGCCGCTTGGCGCTGTGGCAGGCCGAGCACGTGCGGGGCCGCCTGCTGGCCCTGTATCCGCACTGTGCGGTGGAGCTCCTGACGCTGACCTCGCGAGGCGACCAGATCCTGGATCGGACGCTTTCGAAGGTCGGCGGCAAGGGCTTGTTCGTCAAGGAACTGGAAAACGCGCTCCTGGACGGCCGGGCCGATCTGGCGGTGCATTCGCTCAAGGATGTGCCTATCGATCTGCAGGCTTCCTTCGAGCTGTGCGCCATGCTCGAGCGCGCCGATCCCCGCGATGCCTTCGTATCCAACCGGTACGGGGCACTCCGGGATCTGCCGGAGGGCGCGGTGGTCGGCACTTCCAGCCTGCGCCGCGAATCCCAGATTCGCGCGCGTTACCCGCACCTCGTGGTGCGCCCTTTGCGTGGCAATCTGGATACGCGGCTCGCCAAACTCGATGCCGGCGGCTATGACGCGATCGTATTGGCGGCTGCCGGACTCGAACGCCTGGGGCTGGCGCAGCGCATCCGCGCCGTCCTGGACGTCGAGGAAAGCCTGCCAGCCGCGGGGCAGGGGGCATTGGGCATCGAAATCCGCGCGGATCGCGATGACGCCCGCGCATGGCTGGCACCGCTGGCCTCGGCGCGCACCACAGCGTGCGTGACCGCCGAAAGGACGGTGTCGCGCACGCTCGGCGGTTCCTGCCAGGTGCCCCTGGGCGCCTATGCCACCAGCGACGGCACCAGCCTGCATTTGAGAGCGCTGGTCGCGTCGGCAGACGGTACGCGCGTGCTGCACGCCGAAGGCTCCGGCCCGGCGACGCAGGCCGAGTCCATAGGCGCGGCAGTGGCCCGGGAATTGTTGGACAAGGGCGCTTCTTCGCTCCTGGCCGAACTGCCGGCGCACGACTGAGCCGCCTCGCGGAGCGCGCGTGATGCCGAACGAGGCCCAGACGGCAATACTGACGCGTCCCGTGGGGCGCAACGAAGTACTGGCCACCCGCTTGCACGCGGCCGGCTGGCAGGTCCGGGCGTGGCCGGCGCTGAGTATCGAGCCGCTCGCCGCGGGGCCGGAGGGCATACCCCTGCCCGGCGATTTCGATCTGGCGGTGTTCGTCAGCGGCAACGCCGCGGCGCAATACCTGGAGCAACTGCGGGCGCTCGGCATGGCGGCCTGGCCCTCGTCCTGTATTGCCGCGGCCGTGGGACCCGCGACGGCCGCCCGCCTGCGGCAATCCGGCCAGTTGGACACGCAGTGCGCTATCGTCCATCCTGGCGCCGAGGCGCCACGCCACGATTCCGAAGCCTTGTGGGAGCTGTTGGCCGCGCGCGGACCCATTCCGCGCCGGGTGCTGCTGGTACGGGGTACCGCCGGCCGCGATTGGCTGGCGGAACAGCTTCATGGCCACGGAGCTTCGGTGCGCCTGCATGCGGTCTACCGGCGGGTACCGGCGCGCTGGGAGGCCGATGCGCTGGCGCAGCTGGGCCGCTGGGCGGCGGATGCGCATTATCCTACCTGGCTGCTGACCAGCGGCGAGAGTATCGACGCGGTAAGGGCGAACGTGGCGCGTGCGGCCACCGAAACCTGGTGGGACGCCTGTCGTTTTATCGTCACCCATCCGCGGCTGGTCGACCGGCTAGCGCTTTCCGATGCCTCCGCCAGGCGGGCGGTACGGGTTTGCGCACCGGCAGAGGATGCCATCTTTAATGCTTTTGTTTCGGCTTGAGTCATCGTTTCGCATTTGTACCGAATACAATCGCCCCATGACAGAAAAGACTCCTGCCACCGATCCGGCCGCGGCGCCGGTCGTCTCCAATAATCCGACATCGGCCGACATGAAATCCGCTGGCCCGAAGAACGCCGCGTCCAGTCCTCCGTCGCCTCGCGCGGCGCGCAAAGGCGGGGCTTCCCCGCTGGTCGCAACCCTCGTTGTCGTCGTCCTGCTGGCGCTGGTCCTCGTGGCCGCCCTATGGATGCAACGGCAGCAGTTCCTGGCGGCGGGCCGCGAAATCGCCACCCGGCTGGATGCGCTGAACAGCGCGTTGAACCAGACGCGATCGGAGACGCGGCAGGCCTTGGCCCTGGCGCAGGTGCAGAGCGACAAGGTCGCCGCGCTGGAAGCCTCGGTGCAGGAAACGCAAAGCCAATACACGGCCCTGGAACAGGCATGGCAGGACTTCAACGACAACGTCAGCGATGACGTCCTCATCAACGATGTCGAACGGTTGCTGACGATCGCCGACCAGCAGTTGCGGCTCGGCGGAAGCGTAAGCAATGCCATCGTCGCCATGGAAACGGCGCAATCGCGCTTGGCGCGCGCGGGGCGGCCACGCTATGCCAGCCTTCAGCAGACCATCAACGGCGATCTGGATCGCCTGCGCGCGGTCAAGACCATCGACGTGCCCATCCAGGCGGGCCGTATCGAACGCCTGGTCGCCCTGGTGGGCAAGGCGCCCCTTCTGGTACCCGATGCCGTGACGGCCGGCGCCGGCTCGGCGGCGCCCGCGGATGCTCCGGCGGCCGCCGGCCCCGCGCCCGCCCCCGTAGGGCCAGATCTGCCGCCGGATGCCGCCTGGTGGCAGCGCTGGCGCGCGGAGATCGCCTCCTGGCCCGCCCGCGCCGGCGGCGCCCTGGCGCATGAGCTGGGCGACCTGGTGCGTGTGCAGCGCGTGGACGAACCGGCCGCCTTGCTGCTGTCGACGGAGCAGGCGGAACAACTGCGTTCCACGCTGCGCCAGCGCTTGCTGACGGTGCAGTTGGCGCTGCTGATGCGTCAGCCCGTTATCTGGAAGAACGAACTGGATACCGTGAGCCGCACGTTGGATACCTATTACGACCGCCGTTCGCCCGATACCCTGGCCGCGCTCGGCCTGGCGCGTGAGCTGGCGCAGATCCAGATCGCGACACCCATGCCGGACCTGTCGGACAGTCTGAGCGCCATCGCGGCGCTGCGCGCGGACGGTTCGGGCACCGTCAAAGGGCGGGACTAAACCATGCGCGCCTGGTTCTGGACGCTATTGCTGGCGGTTGTCGCGGTTGCCGTGGCGGTGGTCCTGCGGGCCCACCCCGGCAATGTATTGCTGCTGGTCTGGCCGTATCGCGTGGAGCTCTCGCTGACCCTCGCG
Above is a genomic segment from Bordetella genomosp. 11 containing:
- a CDS encoding TerC family protein, coding for MELTQAAFWLALLQIIWVNILLSGDNAVVIALAARSLPPTQQKKAIVIGSAAAIIMRIVLTLVAAKLLLLPWLKLIGAVLLVYIGVSLLMPEDEDDGDAKSHGNLLSAIRTIMIADLVMSLDNVVAVAAAAMGDTTLLVVGLAISIPLVIFGSTLLLKVIERFPLIVWVGAALLGFIAGELLVGDPALHESVVRIDSALGTTEHNLALMAGACGAILVLMLGKVMIARRHSDKNLKRSEQI
- a CDS encoding TerC family protein; the encoded protein is MLEFFQTLSWAAVFQIILIDILLGGDNAVVIALACRNLAPKQRMQGILWGTAGAILLRVVLIAFALTLLNIPFLKVVGGLLLLWIGVKLLLPEEEGHDKIKGGASIVSAIKTIIVADFVMSLDNVIAIAGAAQNADPSHQIGLVVFGLLVSVPIIIWGSTLVLKLIDRYPLVVMFGAGLLGWIAGGMVITDVVVEGQFGPQPAMVKLGAEIAGALFVVLLGRWLASRKVVSKESVHESA
- the hemC gene encoding hydroxymethylbilane synthase, whose translation is MSQPSRLIIATRASRLALWQAEHVRGRLLALYPHCAVELLTLTSRGDQILDRTLSKVGGKGLFVKELENALLDGRADLAVHSLKDVPIDLQASFELCAMLERADPRDAFVSNRYGALRDLPEGAVVGTSSLRRESQIRARYPHLVVRPLRGNLDTRLAKLDAGGYDAIVLAAAGLERLGLAQRIRAVLDVEESLPAAGQGALGIEIRADRDDARAWLAPLASARTTACVTAERTVSRTLGGSCQVPLGAYATSDGTSLHLRALVASADGTRVLHAEGSGPATQAESIGAAVARELLDKGASSLLAELPAHD
- a CDS encoding uroporphyrinogen-III synthase yields the protein MPNEAQTAILTRPVGRNEVLATRLHAAGWQVRAWPALSIEPLAAGPEGIPLPGDFDLAVFVSGNAAAQYLEQLRALGMAAWPSSCIAAAVGPATAARLRQSGQLDTQCAIVHPGAEAPRHDSEALWELLAARGPIPRRVLLVRGTAGRDWLAEQLHGHGASVRLHAVYRRVPARWEADALAQLGRWAADAHYPTWLLTSGESIDAVRANVARAATETWWDACRFIVTHPRLVDRLALSDASARRAVRVCAPAEDAIFNAFVSA
- a CDS encoding uroporphyrinogen-III C-methyltransferase, which produces MTEKTPATDPAAAPVVSNNPTSADMKSAGPKNAASSPPSPRAARKGGASPLVATLVVVVLLALVLVAALWMQRQQFLAAGREIATRLDALNSALNQTRSETRQALALAQVQSDKVAALEASVQETQSQYTALEQAWQDFNDNVSDDVLINDVERLLTIADQQLRLGGSVSNAIVAMETAQSRLARAGRPRYASLQQTINGDLDRLRAVKTIDVPIQAGRIERLVALVGKAPLLVPDAVTAGAGSAAPADAPAAAGPAPAPVGPDLPPDAAWWQRWRAEIASWPARAGGALAHELGDLVRVQRVDEPAALLLSTEQAEQLRSTLRQRLLTVQLALLMRQPVIWKNELDTVSRTLDTYYDRRSPDTLAALGLARELAQIQIATPMPDLSDSLSAIAALRADGSGTVKGRD